One window of the Bacteroidetes bacterium SB0662_bin_6 genome contains the following:
- a CDS encoding efflux RND transporter periplasmic adaptor subunit: MTRRKGFLVAGGILLACMALAVLLVQLRPEPEVRPLPDKTPVAITAPVVAGVGPIPVYGAGTVRPTAEIHVTAEVNGKVSWVDPVFQSGGRVEEGQVLFRIDDADYRNRVQQARANVAAQQVALLQAEEEALIARSEYAQFQRRETGAASSDASPLTLREPQLEAARAALVRDSTLLADAELALSRTEVLAPFNGIVRDESVDEGQFVAAGQGVGRLYASDAVEVVVPLSDADAALIPGLWNLRAGDGNRRVTARVIAEYGDRSYAWEGYVDRAESSLDEQTRTIDVIVRVPAPFAGGALAGDNSAPAGPGAPPLLVGKFVEVHIQGIVPDRYFIVRRSALRPGNEIWAVRGDTALTIVPVRVLQRSDDDVYVTGALEAGQAVATGGIQFATEGMAVRTTAVEAP; the protein is encoded by the coding sequence TTCCTGGTGGCTGGCGGCATTCTGCTCGCATGCATGGCTCTGGCCGTTTTGCTGGTTCAACTCAGGCCCGAACCGGAGGTCCGGCCTCTTCCTGACAAGACGCCCGTTGCCATCACGGCTCCTGTGGTCGCCGGAGTTGGTCCCATTCCCGTGTACGGGGCCGGCACGGTTCGGCCCACTGCAGAGATCCATGTCACTGCTGAAGTCAACGGGAAGGTGTCCTGGGTGGACCCTGTTTTTCAGAGCGGAGGGCGTGTCGAGGAGGGACAGGTTCTGTTTCGCATCGACGATGCCGATTATCGTAACAGGGTGCAGCAGGCGCGCGCCAACGTGGCTGCTCAGCAGGTAGCGCTTCTTCAGGCCGAGGAGGAGGCCCTGATCGCACGTTCCGAATACGCGCAATTTCAACGCCGCGAGACGGGCGCCGCGTCTTCAGACGCCAGTCCTTTGACGCTTCGGGAGCCTCAGCTCGAGGCGGCCCGGGCCGCCCTGGTCAGAGACAGCACGTTGCTGGCCGATGCCGAGTTGGCTTTGTCCCGCACGGAGGTCCTTGCGCCCTTCAACGGGATTGTGCGGGACGAGTCCGTGGATGAAGGTCAGTTCGTGGCAGCCGGTCAGGGTGTGGGGCGCCTTTACGCTTCGGATGCGGTGGAGGTCGTGGTTCCACTCTCCGATGCCGATGCGGCGCTCATTCCCGGTCTTTGGAACCTCAGAGCGGGCGACGGGAATAGACGGGTGACCGCCCGTGTCATCGCAGAGTACGGTGATCGAAGCTACGCCTGGGAGGGCTATGTAGATCGGGCGGAGAGTTCGCTGGATGAACAGACGCGGACCATCGACGTGATTGTACGTGTTCCTGCCCCCTTCGCGGGCGGCGCCCTGGCAGGGGACAACAGTGCTCCCGCCGGCCCCGGTGCACCGCCTCTTCTTGTGGGCAAGTTTGTGGAAGTGCATATCCAGGGGATCGTTCCGGACCGGTACTTCATTGTCCGGCGCTCGGCGCTCAGGCCCGGCAACGAGATTTGGGCGGTACGCGGCGACACGGCGCTGACCATTGTCCCGGTGCGTGTTTTGCAGCGTTCCGATGACGACGTGTATGTGACCGGGGCGCTCGAAGCAGGTCAGGCGGTCGCCACAGGCGGCATTCAGTTTGCGACGGAAGGCATGGCGGTGCGGACCACTGCTGTGGAAGCCCCATGA